From Portunus trituberculatus isolate SZX2019 chromosome 50, ASM1759143v1, whole genome shotgun sequence, the proteins below share one genomic window:
- the LOC123499719 gene encoding uncharacterized protein LOC123499719 isoform X2, producing MKVPFIANLWCISVILLATLQSPSRGQQFFLEEQVTEGETTAREENESSINAEDVPIPENIDDVSEGKDVCSRYSPKEVFHTVVNPHLFKILDEMSTFVEAVLHRIGPALHTLTPYVDQSPVGKLKIDELFLDVQTFMLGAMRDVYSGLRQAWRELIIAHINEPSSPHHICCSCSCETQSEAEEQLVASLQEFSIIMKAVVFNSIHVIEASLSIPNNTADQEAALAISQKLPKIAPNFLGTLIYKLLKRSSDIGAFDKIHTSPLRSIIPLVEKMHAELNATISRRGGTREGKEEEEEEEEEAMEAFWRAAVEASHHHLEEWPLLDEDFHFIYSNEEYLSEVLLQLINSF from the exons ATGAAG GTACCTTTCATTGCTAACCTGTGGTGCATATCTGTGATCTTGCTGGCAACCCTGCAAAGCCCCTCTAGGGGGCAACAATTCTTTCTTGAGGAGCAGGTCACTGAGGGGGAAACAACTGCCCGTGAGGAGAATGAG AGTTCCATAAATGCTGAGGATGTGCCCATCCCAGAAAACATTGATGATGTGTCAGAAGGAAAAGATGTCTGCTCCAGGTATTCTCCCAAAGAAGTGTTTCACACCGTTGTCAATCCTCACCTTTTCAAGATACTAGATG AGATGAGCACTTTTGTTGAAGCTGTGCTGCACCGCATTGGGCCGgccttacacacactcacaccttaTGTTGATCAGTCTCCTGT AGGAAAACTGAAGATTGACGAGCTATTTCTGGACGTTCAAACCTTTATGCTTGGGGCCATGAGGGATGTGTACAGTGGTCTGAGGCAAGCATGGAGGGAGCTGATCATTGCTCACATCAACGAGCCTTCCTCACCCCATCACATTTGCTGCTCTTGCTCATGTG aGACCCAGAGTGAGGCGGAAGAGCAACTAGTGGCAAGTCTTCAAGAGTTCTCCATCATCATGAAGGCAGTAGTTTTCAACA GTATTCATGTCATAGAAGCATCCCTCAGCATCCCCAACAACACAGCTGACCAGGAGGCTGCCCTTGCCATCAGCCAGAAGCTTCCCAAG ATTGCCCCAAATTTCCTAGGCACGTTGATATACAAGCTCCTGAAACGTAGCAGCGACATTGGTGCCTTTGACAAAATCCACACCAGCCCGCTGAGATCTATAATACCACTTGTTGAGAAG ATGCATGCAGAACTGAATGCAACCATTAGCAGGAGAGGAGGCactagagaagggaaagaggaagaggaggaggaggaggaggaggccatggAAGCATTCTGGAGGGCTGCAGTAGAAGCCTCTCACCATCACCTGGAAGAATGGCCCTTGCTGGATGAAGACTTCCACTTCATCTACAGTAATGAGGAGTATTTATCCGAGGTGCTTCTCCAGCTCATTAATTCTTtctga
- the LOC123499719 gene encoding uncharacterized protein LOC123499719 isoform X4, translating to MSILQSSINAEDVPIPENIDDVSEGKDVCSRYSPKEVFHTVVNPHLFKILDEMSTFVEAVLHRIGPALHTLTPYVDQSPVGKLKIDELFLDVQTFMLGAMRDVYSGLRQAWRELIIAHINEPSSPHHICCSCSCETQSEAEEQLVASLQEFSIIMKAVVFNSIHVIEASLSIPNNTADQEAALAISQKLPKIAPNFLGTLIYKLLKRSSDIGAFDKIHTSPLRSIIPLVEKMHAELNATISRRGGTREGKEEEEEEEEEAMEAFWRAAVEASHHHLEEWPLLDEDFHFIYSNEEYLSEVLLQLINSF from the exons ATGAG TATCCTACAGAGTTCCATAAATGCTGAGGATGTGCCCATCCCAGAAAACATTGATGATGTGTCAGAAGGAAAAGATGTCTGCTCCAGGTATTCTCCCAAAGAAGTGTTTCACACCGTTGTCAATCCTCACCTTTTCAAGATACTAGATG AGATGAGCACTTTTGTTGAAGCTGTGCTGCACCGCATTGGGCCGgccttacacacactcacaccttaTGTTGATCAGTCTCCTGT AGGAAAACTGAAGATTGACGAGCTATTTCTGGACGTTCAAACCTTTATGCTTGGGGCCATGAGGGATGTGTACAGTGGTCTGAGGCAAGCATGGAGGGAGCTGATCATTGCTCACATCAACGAGCCTTCCTCACCCCATCACATTTGCTGCTCTTGCTCATGTG aGACCCAGAGTGAGGCGGAAGAGCAACTAGTGGCAAGTCTTCAAGAGTTCTCCATCATCATGAAGGCAGTAGTTTTCAACA GTATTCATGTCATAGAAGCATCCCTCAGCATCCCCAACAACACAGCTGACCAGGAGGCTGCCCTTGCCATCAGCCAGAAGCTTCCCAAG ATTGCCCCAAATTTCCTAGGCACGTTGATATACAAGCTCCTGAAACGTAGCAGCGACATTGGTGCCTTTGACAAAATCCACACCAGCCCGCTGAGATCTATAATACCACTTGTTGAGAAG ATGCATGCAGAACTGAATGCAACCATTAGCAGGAGAGGAGGCactagagaagggaaagaggaagaggaggaggaggaggaggaggccatggAAGCATTCTGGAGGGCTGCAGTAGAAGCCTCTCACCATCACCTGGAAGAATGGCCCTTGCTGGATGAAGACTTCCACTTCATCTACAGTAATGAGGAGTATTTATCCGAGGTGCTTCTCCAGCTCATTAATTCTTtctga
- the LOC123499717 gene encoding retinol dehydrogenase 11-like → MWETVAGVLVFVVLATSLIMVAFGMVYRRRCGWATTTNDLKGQTVIITGASAGIGKEAARDFAYRGARVIMGCRKLQKASKVASEIEDSTGNKSVVVRELDVSSLTSVRKFASRILAEERRLDVLVLNAGIVGTAQRVLTLENLELTMATNHFGHFLLTNLLLDLLKKSQPSRVVVVASMIHSQLKTLDIENLNFTKSGSFWSTRAYSQSKACNILFARHLAMLVRDCGIAVNSMCPGMVATEIFKKSSGFIESYLYGFIAPILGKTPQQGAQTIIHLAVADETAAITNAFFEDCQVSDNATNLVLDDGLAKKLWEASEAYVRLQPEEVHY, encoded by the exons ATGTGGGAAACTGTAGcaggtgtgttggtgtttgttgtcTTGGCTACTTCACTCATAATGGTGGCCTTTGGAATGGTGTACCGGCGGCGCTGTGGGTGggccaccaccactaatgacCTGAAGGGCCAGACAGTGATTATCACCGGAGCATCTGCAG GTATAGGGAAGGAAGCAGCAAGGGACTTTGCCTACCGAGGAGCCAGAGTCATTATGGGATGCAGGAAACTGCAGAAGGCTTCAAAAGTTGCAA GTGAAATTGAGGACAGCACAGGAAACAAATCTGTTGTTGTGAGAGAGCTGGACGTTTCATCACTCACCTCTGTTAGAAAATTTGCATCCAGGATTCTTGCTGAGGAACGCAG GTTAGATGTGCTGGTGTTGAATGCGGGCATTGTCGGCACAGCACAGCGAGTGCTCACTTTGGAAAACCTTGAGCTCACAATGGCAACCAATCACTTTGGACATTTCCTACTCACAAACCTTCTCCTGG ATCTGTTGAAGAAAAGTCAGCCCAgcagagtagtggtggtggcgtccATGATACACTCACAGCTCAAGACGTTGGATATTGAG AACTTGAACTTCACAAAAAGTGGAAGTTTTTGGTCAACACGAGCATACAGCCAGTCCAAAGCCTGCAACATTCTTTTTGCTCGTCACTTggctatgttggtgagggactGTG gaATTGCTGTCAACAGCATGTGTCCGGGAATGGTGGCCACGGAAATTTTCAAGAAGTCAAGTGGTTTTATAGAAAGCTATCTCTATGGGTTCATAGCTCCAATTTTGGGCAAG ACACCACAACAGGGTGCCCAAACTATCATCCACCTTGCAGTTGCTGATGAGACAGCAGCCATCACCAATGCCTTCTTTGAGGACTGTCAG GTGTCTGATAATGCAACCAACTTGGTGCTTGATGACGGCCTAGCCAAGAAGTTGTGGGAGGCCAGTGAGGCATACGTCCGTCTGCAGCCTGAGGAGGTGCACTACTGA
- the LOC123499719 gene encoding uncharacterized protein LOC123499719 isoform X3 has protein sequence MKGDSFYICMLIRIPLLLKVPFIANLWCISVILLATLQSPSRGQQFFLEEQVTEGETTAREENESSINAEDVPIPENIDDVSEGKDVCSRYSPKEVFHTVVNPHLFKILDEMSTFVEAVLHRIGPALHTLTPYVDQSPVGLRQAWRELIIAHINEPSSPHHICCSCSCETQSEAEEQLVASLQEFSIIMKAVVFNSIHVIEASLSIPNNTADQEAALAISQKLPKIAPNFLGTLIYKLLKRSSDIGAFDKIHTSPLRSIIPLVEKMHAELNATISRRGGTREGKEEEEEEEEEAMEAFWRAAVEASHHHLEEWPLLDEDFHFIYSNEEYLSEVLLQLINSF, from the exons ATGAAAGGTGAtagtttttatatttgtatgttAATTAGAATACCACTTTTGCTCAAGGTACCTTTCATTGCTAACCTGTGGTGCATATCTGTGATCTTGCTGGCAACCCTGCAAAGCCCCTCTAGGGGGCAACAATTCTTTCTTGAGGAGCAGGTCACTGAGGGGGAAACAACTGCCCGTGAGGAGAATGAG AGTTCCATAAATGCTGAGGATGTGCCCATCCCAGAAAACATTGATGATGTGTCAGAAGGAAAAGATGTCTGCTCCAGGTATTCTCCCAAAGAAGTGTTTCACACCGTTGTCAATCCTCACCTTTTCAAGATACTAGATG AGATGAGCACTTTTGTTGAAGCTGTGCTGCACCGCATTGGGCCGgccttacacacactcacaccttaTGTTGATCAGTCTCCTGT TGGTCTGAGGCAAGCATGGAGGGAGCTGATCATTGCTCACATCAACGAGCCTTCCTCACCCCATCACATTTGCTGCTCTTGCTCATGTG aGACCCAGAGTGAGGCGGAAGAGCAACTAGTGGCAAGTCTTCAAGAGTTCTCCATCATCATGAAGGCAGTAGTTTTCAACA GTATTCATGTCATAGAAGCATCCCTCAGCATCCCCAACAACACAGCTGACCAGGAGGCTGCCCTTGCCATCAGCCAGAAGCTTCCCAAG ATTGCCCCAAATTTCCTAGGCACGTTGATATACAAGCTCCTGAAACGTAGCAGCGACATTGGTGCCTTTGACAAAATCCACACCAGCCCGCTGAGATCTATAATACCACTTGTTGAGAAG ATGCATGCAGAACTGAATGCAACCATTAGCAGGAGAGGAGGCactagagaagggaaagaggaagaggaggaggaggaggaggaggccatggAAGCATTCTGGAGGGCTGCAGTAGAAGCCTCTCACCATCACCTGGAAGAATGGCCCTTGCTGGATGAAGACTTCCACTTCATCTACAGTAATGAGGAGTATTTATCCGAGGTGCTTCTCCAGCTCATTAATTCTTtctga
- the LOC123499719 gene encoding uncharacterized protein LOC123499719 isoform X1, which yields MKGDSFYICMLIRIPLLLKVPFIANLWCISVILLATLQSPSRGQQFFLEEQVTEGETTAREENESSINAEDVPIPENIDDVSEGKDVCSRYSPKEVFHTVVNPHLFKILDEMSTFVEAVLHRIGPALHTLTPYVDQSPVGKLKIDELFLDVQTFMLGAMRDVYSGLRQAWRELIIAHINEPSSPHHICCSCSCETQSEAEEQLVASLQEFSIIMKAVVFNSIHVIEASLSIPNNTADQEAALAISQKLPKIAPNFLGTLIYKLLKRSSDIGAFDKIHTSPLRSIIPLVEKMHAELNATISRRGGTREGKEEEEEEEEEAMEAFWRAAVEASHHHLEEWPLLDEDFHFIYSNEEYLSEVLLQLINSF from the exons ATGAAAGGTGAtagtttttatatttgtatgttAATTAGAATACCACTTTTGCTCAAGGTACCTTTCATTGCTAACCTGTGGTGCATATCTGTGATCTTGCTGGCAACCCTGCAAAGCCCCTCTAGGGGGCAACAATTCTTTCTTGAGGAGCAGGTCACTGAGGGGGAAACAACTGCCCGTGAGGAGAATGAG AGTTCCATAAATGCTGAGGATGTGCCCATCCCAGAAAACATTGATGATGTGTCAGAAGGAAAAGATGTCTGCTCCAGGTATTCTCCCAAAGAAGTGTTTCACACCGTTGTCAATCCTCACCTTTTCAAGATACTAGATG AGATGAGCACTTTTGTTGAAGCTGTGCTGCACCGCATTGGGCCGgccttacacacactcacaccttaTGTTGATCAGTCTCCTGT AGGAAAACTGAAGATTGACGAGCTATTTCTGGACGTTCAAACCTTTATGCTTGGGGCCATGAGGGATGTGTACAGTGGTCTGAGGCAAGCATGGAGGGAGCTGATCATTGCTCACATCAACGAGCCTTCCTCACCCCATCACATTTGCTGCTCTTGCTCATGTG aGACCCAGAGTGAGGCGGAAGAGCAACTAGTGGCAAGTCTTCAAGAGTTCTCCATCATCATGAAGGCAGTAGTTTTCAACA GTATTCATGTCATAGAAGCATCCCTCAGCATCCCCAACAACACAGCTGACCAGGAGGCTGCCCTTGCCATCAGCCAGAAGCTTCCCAAG ATTGCCCCAAATTTCCTAGGCACGTTGATATACAAGCTCCTGAAACGTAGCAGCGACATTGGTGCCTTTGACAAAATCCACACCAGCCCGCTGAGATCTATAATACCACTTGTTGAGAAG ATGCATGCAGAACTGAATGCAACCATTAGCAGGAGAGGAGGCactagagaagggaaagaggaagaggaggaggaggaggaggaggccatggAAGCATTCTGGAGGGCTGCAGTAGAAGCCTCTCACCATCACCTGGAAGAATGGCCCTTGCTGGATGAAGACTTCCACTTCATCTACAGTAATGAGGAGTATTTATCCGAGGTGCTTCTCCAGCTCATTAATTCTTtctga